The sequence below is a genomic window from Anaerobranca californiensis DSM 14826.
CTGGTTTGATAGCATCTTTATGTATTTGAAGACTATCTGTACCATATTCTAATTCATAGGTTATTTCTACAGTTTCCCCAGGCAATTTTCCCGGTTTACGGACAGGTACAAACCCTGCCCCTAATTCATAGGCAAGGGGCGCTCCGATGAGAAATCCCCGGGCTTCAGGTCCTACCACAATATCTATATTTTTATCTCTACAATAGTCAGCCATCCTTTTAATTGCTTCTTTGAATCCTTTTCCATCTTGAAGAAGGGTTGTTATATCTTTAAAACCTATCCCTTCCTTTGGAAAGTCTGGTATCTCTCTAATCATACTTTTTAAATCCATATTTTATCCTCCTCTATAATAAATTGTTGGTTTTCTAAAAGATCTTCTAAACTGGAATTTAAAGCAAATTGGTGCCATTTATAGAAAAGCTGTTGTTGTTTCAAATATTTTTGGAAGGTCGCCGTTTTTTGATAATCTACCTTTTCTTGAACATCTGAAAGGAACCAACAATCCTTTTTTAAATATATCAAATTACATTCACTAAATATATTTAAACCTCTATCAATTAAATAGTCAACAGAAAATTTATCATTGAGGATAAATTTTATATTATTTATATTTGCTAGTTTTCCTTCATTATTAAGTTTTTTAATCGCTGAATATAGAGCAACTAAAAAATCACGGTCTGGTAATAATGGTACATCCCCTTCTTTAAAGGCGATTATTATCTGTTCTACCCCAAAATTTTCGTAATCTCTAACTGTTTGAAGAAAATCCCTTTGTTTAAAGGATGGATGTAAAAAAATCGGAATGCCTTTTTCTATCCTTTCCCCGTATTCTTTTATTATAACATTTTTTTGTTCTAAATAAAATTTT
It includes:
- a CDS encoding adenine phosphoribosyltransferase is translated as MDLKSMIREIPDFPKEGIGFKDITTLLQDGKGFKEAIKRMADYCRDKNIDIVVGPEARGFLIGAPLAYELGAGFVPVRKPGKLPGETVEITYELEYGTDSLQIHKDAIKPGQRVLVADDLLATGGTVKATVDLVKELGGEVVAIGFLIELTFLNGREKLEGNEIFSLIEY